Proteins co-encoded in one Bos taurus isolate L1 Dominette 01449 registration number 42190680 breed Hereford chromosome X, ARS-UCD2.0, whole genome shotgun sequence genomic window:
- the PLAC1 gene encoding placenta-specific protein 1 precursor, whose translation MKVFELIRELIILTSVFSACSGQNPVTVLCSTDWFMVTVHPFMLNNEVYVHFHELYLGLGCPANHVQPHAYQFTYRVTECGIRAKAVSQDMVLYSSEIYYISKHTSSKYVIPVSCTAPLCSPWLTTSCSRNLAPNGGVTTRNGETCYEVFTLSQSSQRPNCYCLSCVYNERGQSRAPRH comes from the coding sequence ATGAAAGTTTTCGAGCTGATAAGAGAGCTGATCATCCTCACCTCTGTGTTTTCAGCCTGTTCCGGACAAAATCCAGTGACTGTACTGTGCTCCACAGACTGGTTCATGGTCACGGTACACCCCTTCATGTTGAACAACGAAGTGTATGTCCACTTCCATGAGTTATACTTGGGCCTGGGTTGCCCTGCCAACCATGTTCAGCCACATGCCTACCAATTCACCTACCGTGTGACAGAATGTGGTATCAGGGCCAAGGCTGTCTCTCAGGACATGGTTCTCTACAGCTCCGAGATATACTACATTTCCAAGCATACCTCATCTAAGTATGTGATTCCAGTGTCATGTACTGCCCCGCTATGTTCCCCATGGCTCACGACGTCCTGCTCCAGGAACTTAGCCCCCAACGGAGGGGTCACAACCCGGAATGGCGAGACATGCTATGAAGTGTTCACCTTGTCACAGTCCAGCCAAAGGCCCAACTGCTATTGTCTGTCTTGTGTCTACAATGAAAGAGGGCAGAGTCGAGCCCCACGTCACTAA